A genomic window from Brachyspira sp. SAP_772 includes:
- the ald gene encoding alanine dehydrogenase, giving the protein MLIGCPKEIKNQEYRVGLTPSNAADYILHGNKVIIESGAGVGSGFTDEEYKKVGAEVADKKRVFEADMIIKVKEPIEEEYDYFRENQILYTYLHLAADKPLTEMLLKKKIKAIAYETMKDEFNQLPCLAPMSCIAGRLSIQEAAKYLEKKFGGEGVLLGGVPGVQKANVVILGAGVVGLNAAQIAMGIGANVSITDINISRLSYIDQIFNMRINTYFSAPSTLEELFKNADVVIGSVLIPGAKAPKLLRKEHLKIMKKGAVIVDVAIDQGGCFETSHPTTHDDPIFIIDDIVHYCVANMPGAVARTSTIALTNSTTHYGIMLAEKGLEGICKTNNTLLTGLNTYDGKCTFKGVADAFGLEYVEPLKALK; this is encoded by the coding sequence ATGCTTATTGGATGTCCAAAAGAAATAAAAAATCAAGAATACAGAGTTGGTTTAACACCATCGAATGCTGCTGACTATATATTACATGGAAACAAAGTAATTATAGAATCTGGTGCAGGAGTTGGTTCTGGATTTACAGATGAGGAATATAAAAAAGTTGGAGCGGAGGTAGCTGATAAAAAAAGAGTATTTGAAGCGGATATGATAATAAAAGTAAAAGAGCCTATAGAAGAAGAATATGATTATTTCAGAGAAAATCAAATATTATATACTTATCTTCATTTGGCAGCAGATAAGCCTCTTACAGAAATGTTATTAAAAAAGAAAATTAAGGCAATTGCTTATGAGACCATGAAAGATGAATTTAATCAATTACCTTGTTTGGCACCTATGAGTTGTATTGCTGGAAGATTATCAATTCAAGAAGCAGCTAAATATTTGGAGAAAAAATTTGGAGGTGAAGGCGTATTATTAGGAGGAGTTCCCGGCGTACAAAAGGCAAATGTTGTTATACTTGGTGCTGGGGTCGTTGGGCTTAATGCCGCACAAATAGCTATGGGAATTGGTGCAAATGTTTCAATTACTGATATTAACATATCAAGGCTTTCTTATATAGATCAAATATTTAATATGAGAATAAATACATATTTTAGTGCTCCTTCTACATTAGAAGAATTATTTAAAAATGCTGATGTTGTTATAGGAAGTGTATTAATACCCGGTGCAAAAGCTCCTAAGCTTTTAAGAAAAGAACATTTAAAAATTATGAAGAAAGGTGCTGTTATAGTGGATGTAGCAATAGATCAAGGAGGATGTTTTGAAACCTCTCATCCTACCACCCATGATGACCCTATTTTTATTATTGATGATATTGTACATTATTGTGTTGCCAATATGCCTGGTGCTGTAGCTAGAACTTCAACTATAGCTCTTACTAATTCTACAACTCATTATGGTATAATGTTGGCAGAAAAAGGATTAGAAGGAATTTGTAAAACTAATAATACACTACTTACAGGACTAAACACTTATGATGGAAAATGTACTTTCAAGGGTGTAGCAGATGCATTTGGTTTAGAATATGTTGAACCTTTAAAAGCATTAAAATAA
- a CDS encoding RtcB family protein, translating into MIELKGKYNKDCKIFTYNIDEESYSVLYKILNEKASENVKIRIMPDTHLGKGIVVGFTMPLTDRVNPFHIGVDIGCGMLTSKLSDEIKDISLEKIDKTIKQNIPMGQSTHKKSFNTLFNFKELNELIRNFIINYNKKFNTNYKAFEIDNEYIENLCKKVDIDLEKFYNSIGTLGGGNHFIEIGKSSNNDYYITIHSGSRNFGNQVCRYHAKIAKNNEEYYLQDKEMFDYLIDMVIAQYYAKINRETMLQIIKDLLNIKIEDAFSSVHNFIDFEDFIIRKGAIRSYKNEKMIIPFNMRDGILICEGKSNEDWNYSAPHGAGRVLSRMQAKKQLDMNEFIESMKGIYSSSVCKNTLDESPQAYKDPKQIEELIYPTVKIIDRLKPILNIKSTS; encoded by the coding sequence ATGATAGAACTAAAAGGAAAATATAATAAAGATTGCAAAATTTTCACTTATAATATTGACGAAGAATCTTATTCTGTATTGTATAAAATATTGAATGAAAAAGCCAGTGAAAATGTAAAGATAAGAATTATGCCTGATACTCATTTGGGCAAAGGAATAGTTGTTGGTTTTACAATGCCTCTTACTGACAGAGTAAACCCTTTTCATATAGGTGTTGATATAGGCTGTGGAATGCTTACTTCAAAATTAAGTGATGAAATAAAAGATATATCATTAGAAAAAATTGATAAAACTATAAAACAAAATATTCCAATGGGACAAAGCACTCATAAAAAAAGTTTTAATACTCTTTTTAATTTTAAAGAACTCAATGAACTCATAAGGAATTTTATAATTAATTATAATAAAAAATTTAATACAAATTATAAGGCTTTTGAAATAGATAATGAATATATAGAAAATCTATGCAAAAAAGTAGATATAGATTTAGAAAAATTCTATAACTCCATAGGCACTCTTGGAGGGGGAAATCATTTTATAGAAATAGGTAAATCCTCAAATAATGATTATTATATAACTATACATTCGGGCTCTAGGAATTTCGGTAATCAAGTTTGCCGATATCATGCTAAAATAGCTAAAAATAATGAAGAGTATTATTTACAAGATAAAGAAATGTTTGATTATTTAATTGATATGGTAATAGCACAATATTATGCAAAAATAAATAGAGAAACAATGCTTCAAATTATAAAAGATTTATTAAATATAAAGATAGAAGATGCTTTTTCATCGGTACATAATTTTATAGATTTTGAAGATTTTATCATAAGAAAAGGTGCTATAAGAAGTTATAAAAATGAAAAGATGATAATACCTTTTAACATGAGAGACGGTATATTGATATGCGAAGGAAAGAGTAATGAAGATTGGAATTATTCAGCACCTCATGGGGCGGGCAGAGTTTTATCAAGAATGCAGGCAAAAAAGCAATTAGATATGAATGAGTTTATAGAATCTATGAAAGGAATTTATTCAAGCAGTGTATGCAAAAATACTTTAGATGAATCTCCACAAGCTTATAAAGATCCTAAGCAAATAGAAGAATTAATATATCCTACAGTAAAAATTATAGATAGATTAAAGCCTATTCTTAATATAAAATCAACTTCTTAA
- the mgtE gene encoding magnesium transporter has translation MLKELLLPEIEDLIEQNQWEDISEILSLWQEAETADLITSIKKNEDKINIFKTLPKEYSIKVFPELVSIDQQHIIESMTDEKKKELLENISPDDRTSFLESIDEDMSKNILKLLGSEEREIASLLLSYPEGSIGRMMTPEYISIKPDWTVEEAFEYVRSNIEDAETYTTIYVLDNKRTLIGSITLRQLFFSGQKVLIQDIVNNCPYILAYEDKENAIEIIKKYNLHSLAVIDNKHSMVGIVTVDDILDIAEEEYTEDFHKMAGITSDDNQFDDNLKITPIFTMYKKRILWLLALVFVNLFSGGVISIFQNTLQKHIVLVAFLPLLIGSGGNAGSQSATLVIRSLAIGDVVLKDWVYLLSKEVLVSSILGLSMAFGASILGVIRGGFEIAIIVSISMFSIVFIGSIIGLTLPFILTKCKLDPAISGAPVLTSICDIAGAGIYCSIATIIFYMLAK, from the coding sequence ATGCTAAAAGAATTATTATTACCTGAAATAGAAGACCTAATAGAACAAAATCAATGGGAGGATATTAGTGAAATATTATCCCTATGGCAGGAAGCAGAAACTGCAGATTTAATTACTTCTATAAAAAAAAATGAAGATAAAATTAATATATTTAAAACTCTTCCAAAAGAATATTCTATAAAAGTTTTTCCAGAGTTAGTTTCTATAGATCAGCAGCATATTATAGAAAGTATGACTGATGAGAAAAAAAAGGAATTACTTGAGAATATTAGTCCAGATGACAGAACTTCATTCTTAGAATCTATAGATGAAGATATGTCTAAAAATATATTAAAACTACTTGGAAGCGAAGAGAGAGAAATTGCTTCTTTACTCTTATCATATCCAGAAGGCAGCATTGGACGTATGATGACGCCTGAATATATAAGCATAAAGCCTGACTGGACTGTTGAAGAGGCATTTGAATATGTTAGAAGCAATATAGAAGATGCAGAAACTTATACTACAATATATGTACTAGATAACAAAAGAACTTTAATAGGCTCTATTACTTTGAGACAATTATTTTTCAGCGGACAAAAAGTACTTATACAAGATATAGTTAATAATTGTCCATATATATTGGCATATGAAGATAAAGAAAATGCAATAGAAATTATAAAAAAATATAACCTCCATTCATTAGCTGTTATAGATAATAAACATTCTATGGTAGGAATTGTAACTGTAGATGATATATTAGATATTGCAGAGGAAGAATATACAGAAGATTTCCACAAAATGGCTGGTATCACTTCTGATGACAATCAATTTGATGATAATTTAAAAATCACTCCTATATTTACAATGTACAAAAAAAGAATATTATGGCTTTTAGCTTTGGTATTTGTGAATTTATTTTCAGGCGGTGTTATAAGCATATTTCAAAACACATTACAAAAGCATATAGTATTAGTTGCATTTTTACCGTTACTCATAGGAAGCGGCGGTAATGCTGGAAGTCAATCCGCAACTTTGGTTATACGCTCTCTTGCAATAGGAGATGTTGTATTAAAGGACTGGGTATATTTACTCTCTAAAGAAGTATTAGTCTCTTCAATATTAGGATTAAGTATGGCATTTGGTGCTAGTATACTAGGTGTTATAAGGGGAGGTTTTGAAATAGCAATAATAGTTAGCATATCTATGTTTAGTATAGTTTTTATTGGAAGCATTATTGGTTTAACTTTGCCTTTTATATTAACAAAATGCAAATTAGACCCTGCTATAAGCGGTGCTCCAGTATTAACTTCTATATGTGATATTGCTGGTGCGGGCATATATTGCTCTATAGCTACTATAATTTTTTATATGTTAGCTAAATAA
- a CDS encoding ankyrin repeat domain-containing protein: MMREIEIELHEASANNNILALEILLKNKDININLENVLGLTPLMHAAKFGYTKIAEMLIKAGADINKADKLFITPLMSAAANGHYDVAKLLIESNADVNKKDVNNTTALHYAASSNHTDIIKLLVENKADINAKTDVNITPIMYSCQLSNYEAVKFLADNGAKLDDSDIYEENVLHYAISSGNIEIVEYILNKQQLEIPRYALTIASISGNLSLVHYIHSKLKDDRKENIFSSAFISAAHNGHLDIVRYFFDTSKKDAPKAIALASSGGHKDVVEYLLMNKISPNGISDEGKSALIYAIETSNKDIIELLIKYNVDINMPDDDDITPLMHAASVGDIEIVKKLLDNNANVKLIDNLGRNALAHAAMSGNITIIELLLHNGLTLKNKKENISLLMWSVIYDNLKSVKYLIQKGMDIKEKDKNGWNPFMFACAKGYTDIIEYVLKIYPDILIEKSNNNETALMIAADNEKIEIVDYLLSKGICIKEKNADNYSALEIAIIKNNFEICELIINFYKINYPNYNFQNEYNLARDKGNKKIIDFIQSKL; encoded by the coding sequence ATGATGAGAGAAATAGAAATAGAATTACATGAAGCTTCAGCTAATAATAATATTCTTGCTTTAGAAATTTTATTAAAAAATAAAGATATAAATATTAATTTAGAAAATGTATTAGGATTAACTCCTCTAATGCATGCTGCTAAATTTGGATATACAAAAATAGCAGAAATGCTTATAAAAGCAGGTGCCGATATAAATAAGGCTGATAAATTATTTATAACACCACTAATGAGTGCAGCTGCTAATGGTCATTATGATGTAGCAAAACTTCTTATAGAAAGCAATGCTGATGTTAATAAAAAAGATGTTAACAATACAACAGCTTTGCATTATGCTGCTTCTTCTAATCATACTGATATAATAAAACTATTAGTTGAAAATAAAGCAGATATTAATGCTAAAACAGATGTTAATATTACTCCTATTATGTATTCTTGCCAATTATCAAATTATGAGGCTGTAAAATTTTTAGCTGATAATGGTGCTAAACTTGATGACAGTGACATATATGAAGAGAATGTACTTCATTATGCAATATCTAGCGGAAATATAGAAATAGTAGAATATATATTAAACAAGCAGCAATTAGAAATACCAAGATACGCTCTTACAATAGCTTCTATTAGTGGGAATTTATCACTTGTTCATTATATACATTCAAAATTAAAAGATGATAGAAAAGAAAATATATTCTCTAGTGCTTTTATATCGGCAGCACATAATGGGCATTTAGATATTGTTAGGTATTTTTTTGACACATCAAAAAAAGATGCTCCTAAAGCTATAGCTCTAGCCTCTTCTGGCGGGCATAAAGATGTAGTTGAATATTTACTTATGAATAAAATATCACCCAATGGAATATCTGATGAGGGTAAATCGGCTTTAATATATGCTATAGAAACTTCTAATAAAGATATTATTGAGCTTTTAATTAAATATAATGTTGATATTAATATGCCTGATGATGATGATATAACTCCATTAATGCATGCTGCAAGTGTTGGAGATATTGAGATAGTAAAAAAACTTTTAGATAATAATGCTAATGTTAAATTGATAGATAATTTGGGAAGAAATGCCCTTGCACATGCCGCTATGAGTGGAAATATAACAATTATTGAGCTTTTGCTTCATAATGGTTTAACTCTAAAAAACAAAAAAGAAAATATTAGCCTTTTAATGTGGTCTGTAATATACGACAATTTAAAATCTGTTAAATATTTAATACAAAAAGGAATGGACATAAAAGAAAAAGATAAAAATGGCTGGAACCCTTTTATGTTTGCTTGTGCAAAGGGATATACTGACATTATTGAATATGTATTAAAAATATATCCAGACATATTAATAGAGAAAAGTAACAATAATGAAACAGCATTAATGATAGCAGCAGATAATGAAAAAATAGAAATAGTTGATTATTTGCTTTCTAAAGGTATTTGTATTAAAGAAAAAAATGCTGATAATTATAGTGCCTTAGAAATTGCTATAATAAAAAATAACTTTGAGATATGTGAATTAATTATAAACTTTTATAAAATAAATTATCCAAATTATAATTTTCAAAATGAGTATAATCTAGCAAGAGATAAAGGAAACAAAAAAATAATAGATTTTATTCAAAGTAAATTATAA
- a CDS encoding DMT family transporter: MIDKNNKEKLGSIGLFLTALIWGYSFVAVKVVVNEVAPFYLVGFRNFIGGVFLFLIFFKITKTTTKRDILLSLPVGITLFFGFWLQTISAQFISASKIAFFTGAYVILVPFLTWIVYKKKPHAAAFIAAFITLIGLYLLTSVDGIKNIKAGDLFAILCAVAFAVHLVLIDTIISKVNGIKMASLQLLVAGSISLILGIITRTPFNFSALSNETIYSFLYLALGATAMAYLLQTVSQKYVSPHKTGIILSLESFLGALCGIIFMQDAINFKTILGGLLIISAIFICEIGSNIKKS, translated from the coding sequence ATGATAGATAAAAATAATAAAGAAAAATTGGGAAGTATTGGACTTTTTTTAACTGCATTGATATGGGGATATAGCTTTGTTGCTGTAAAAGTTGTTGTAAATGAAGTAGCTCCATTTTATCTCGTTGGGTTTAGAAATTTTATAGGCGGAGTATTTCTATTTTTAATATTTTTCAAAATTACAAAAACTACAACCAAAAGAGATATTTTATTAAGTTTACCTGTTGGTATAACTTTATTTTTTGGTTTTTGGCTTCAGACTATTAGTGCTCAATTTATAAGTGCATCAAAAATAGCATTCTTTACAGGGGCCTATGTTATATTAGTGCCTTTCTTAACTTGGATAGTATATAAAAAGAAACCTCATGCAGCAGCATTTATTGCGGCATTTATAACATTAATAGGTTTATATTTACTTACATCAGTAGATGGAATCAAAAATATAAAAGCTGGAGATTTATTTGCAATATTATGTGCAGTAGCTTTTGCTGTACATTTAGTATTAATAGATACTATAATATCAAAAGTAAATGGTATAAAAATGGCTTCCTTACAATTATTGGTTGCTGGAAGCATATCATTAATATTAGGTATTATCACAAGAACACCATTTAATTTTTCAGCTCTATCAAATGAAACTATATATTCATTTTTATATTTAGCATTAGGAGCTACTGCAATGGCTTATTTACTTCAAACTGTTTCACAAAAATATGTATCCCCTCATAAAACTGGTATAATATTAAGTTTGGAGTCTTTTTTAGGAGCTTTATGCGGAATTATATTTATGCAAGACGCTATTAATTTCAAAACAATTTTAGGCGGACTTTTAATAATATCAGCAATCTTTATATGCGAAATAGGAAGCAATATTAAAAAAAGTTAA
- the fliD gene encoding flagellar filament capping protein FliD — protein MATSDAFLQDVYKNAVDAEVNKRSLTLSNLADNARNYQREISAYEDLKNRLNILTTTSKELYGFRSPFKNYVGTGEGVPDYFTVSANRLASTTTYDIAIKELANSQKFSSKAYNMNDTLPAGTIKLKVADDEYTIDFAGGSLVNLQKTLEKAFGKKIKTTITQKSRNLQVLTIDLVKTGSQNIVEVVSDDAGILKELNMFTRRPYRYLGHIFNESLINKWKDESDNLTTNYMIKNDFIVLKGVNKLSMPLHREAEANENITISITARASDTLDDVEEEAPIMPPTVDLSIPDTGLTFNKIDSVIYKDVELYGEGLSPADSSRTFEDIKKYKEALEAERAAKKDVEAEAPEAIDATGFNSEIIGVKYINKAGDEVEKFFALPTISSSWQRLNIPIGSQFEEGDVITQVVLINKNEGYNIFYKDLLVEDMGREEDAPNYLISEATDARASVDGIDVISESNEFKDVVDGLNITALKPTPEAFATTIEVNKEGVVDAIVNFVSAYNDVIDLLNDTTHTPLNNDVMESLETMSRTDMIDLANTLGVVFDPELTDTALRKKLYYIGVFSGNTLVNNISQRIKSIIAAPYETEYGEELALLDQIGINRGNAGEDWSVVKKGYLQIDEEKFMNKIETQMDGIEELFANDTSGDDIPDTGVAYTMNDFVTPYSQTRGIVENSIAMTKSRLDDNKKRMDAEKDRIEEYRQQRLASYYRMQSELQQAERERKRLESMQNQNNNGN, from the coding sequence ATGGCTACTAGTGATGCTTTTCTTCAAGACGTTTATAAAAATGCAGTAGATGCTGAAGTTAATAAGAGAAGTCTTACTCTTTCAAACCTTGCTGATAATGCTAGAAATTATCAGAGAGAAATATCTGCTTATGAAGATTTAAAAAACAGATTAAATATATTAACAACTACTTCAAAAGAGTTGTATGGTTTTCGCTCTCCATTTAAAAATTATGTTGGTACAGGTGAGGGTGTTCCAGATTATTTTACTGTATCTGCTAATAGGCTTGCAAGCACAACCACTTATGATATAGCAATTAAAGAGTTAGCAAATAGCCAGAAATTCTCTTCAAAAGCATATAATATGAATGATACTCTTCCTGCAGGTACTATAAAATTAAAAGTAGCAGATGATGAATATACTATAGATTTTGCAGGCGGAAGCTTAGTTAATTTGCAAAAGACTTTGGAAAAAGCATTCGGTAAAAAAATAAAAACAACAATCACTCAAAAGTCAAGAAATCTACAAGTCCTCACTATAGACTTAGTTAAAACAGGTTCTCAAAATATAGTGGAAGTTGTAAGCGATGATGCTGGCATATTAAAAGAGCTTAATATGTTTACAAGAAGACCTTATAGATATTTAGGGCATATATTTAATGAAAGTTTAATAAATAAATGGAAAGATGAATCTGATAATTTAACTACAAATTATATGATAAAGAATGATTTTATTGTATTAAAGGGAGTAAATAAATTATCAATGCCTTTGCATAGAGAGGCTGAAGCTAATGAGAATATTACCATTTCAATTACAGCGAGAGCATCTGACACTTTAGATGATGTTGAAGAAGAAGCTCCTATAATGCCTCCTACAGTTGATTTATCTATACCAGATACGGGGCTTACTTTCAATAAAATAGATAGTGTAATATATAAAGATGTTGAGCTTTATGGAGAAGGATTATCACCTGCGGACAGTTCTAGAACATTTGAGGATATAAAAAAGTATAAAGAGGCACTTGAAGCAGAGAGAGCAGCTAAAAAAGATGTTGAAGCTGAAGCACCAGAAGCAATCGACGCTACAGGATTTAATTCTGAGATAATAGGAGTTAAATATATTAATAAGGCAGGAGATGAGGTTGAAAAATTCTTTGCTTTGCCTACTATTAGTTCTAGCTGGCAGAGATTAAACATACCTATAGGAAGTCAATTTGAAGAGGGGGATGTTATTACTCAGGTAGTTCTTATAAACAAAAATGAAGGATATAATATTTTTTATAAAGATTTATTAGTTGAAGATATGGGCAGAGAAGAAGATGCTCCAAATTATTTAATATCTGAGGCTACAGATGCTAGGGCTTCTGTTGATGGTATAGACGTAATTAGTGAAAGCAATGAGTTTAAAGATGTTGTAGATGGACTTAATATCACAGCCTTAAAACCTACACCGGAGGCGTTTGCTACTACAATAGAAGTAAACAAAGAAGGGGTAGTGGATGCCATAGTTAATTTTGTAAGTGCTTATAATGATGTTATAGATTTACTTAATGATACCACTCATACACCTTTAAATAATGATGTAATGGAAAGTTTAGAGACTATGAGCAGAACTGATATGATAGATTTAGCAAATACATTGGGCGTTGTTTTTGACCCTGAGCTTACTGACACGGCTTTAAGAAAGAAATTATATTATATCGGTGTATTTAGCGGCAATACTTTAGTTAATAATATATCACAAAGAATTAAGTCTATTATAGCAGCTCCTTATGAAACAGAGTATGGTGAAGAGTTAGCTTTATTAGATCAAATTGGTATTAACAGAGGAAATGCTGGCGAGGATTGGTCTGTAGTAAAAAAAGGTTATTTACAAATAGATGAAGAGAAGTTTATGAATAAAATAGAAACTCAGATGGACGGTATAGAAGAGTTATTTGCTAATGATACTTCTGGAGATGATATACCAGACACTGGAGTTGCTTATACTATGAATGACTTTGTAACACCTTATTCACAGACTAGGGGAATAGTTGAAAATAGTATTGCTATGACAAAAAGCCGTCTTGATGATAATAAAAAGCGTATGGATGCAGAAAAAGATAGAATAGAGGAATATAGACAGCAGAGATTAGCTTCCTACTATAGAATGCAATCAGAATTGCAGCAGGCTGAACGCGAGAGAAAAAGACTTGAATCTATGCAAAACCAAAATAATAACGGCAATTAA
- a CDS encoding helix-turn-helix domain-containing protein: MDKHNLKRHFYKSMISDCKDENKNIDNDNNELSFLYDIGSRIRIIRKSQNRTISYIADMAKISPKYLQGVEVGKRNISITNLNKIAKVLNIPISLLLCNEDISDAEKNKKLLAIAMKLKDYSVEELENIDNIINDIKKIEE, translated from the coding sequence ATGGATAAACACAATTTAAAAAGACATTTTTACAAGAGTATGATATCAGATTGCAAAGATGAAAATAAAAATATTGACAATGATAATAATGAACTATCTTTTTTATATGATATAGGAAGCAGAATACGAATTATAAGAAAATCTCAAAATAGAACTATATCGTATATTGCTGATATGGCAAAAATATCTCCAAAATATTTACAAGGGGTTGAAGTTGGAAAGAGAAATATATCTATTACTAATTTGAATAAGATTGCTAAAGTATTGAATATACCTATATCTTTACTTCTTTGTAATGAGGATATTTCAGATGCAGAAAAAAATAAGAAATTACTAGCCATTGCTATGAAATTAAAAGATTATTCAGTTGAAGAGTTGGAAAATATAGATAATATTATAAATGATATAAAAAAGATTGAAGAATAG
- a CDS encoding RadC family protein, which produces MFIDDNFILNPNYENLSLKKEKEIVSYLLSNGISLNNANIITDKLYYKFHNLYNIVNSDEKELLKIKGITSKKVFILKNIPMLLECFLINSLKSDSLDLKKKDLINYLVIKFGRLKFEAFSIICLDINKRLISIEQIFRGTIDSATIYPRDLVEKALSLGSSYVLLSHNHPSGIAKPSKADIEITEIIYKAFFMVNIKVLDHIIIAGNLHYSFRENGILDKYKDSINVGV; this is translated from the coding sequence ATGTTTATTGACGATAATTTTATTTTAAATCCAAATTATGAAAACCTTAGTTTAAAAAAAGAAAAAGAAATAGTATCGTATTTACTTTCTAATGGAATATCTTTAAATAATGCAAATATTATAACAGATAAACTTTATTATAAGTTTCATAATTTGTATAATATAGTAAACTCTGATGAAAAAGAACTTCTAAAAATTAAAGGCATCACTTCAAAAAAGGTTTTTATATTAAAAAATATACCAATGCTTTTGGAATGTTTTTTAATTAATAGTTTAAAGAGTGATAGTTTAGACCTTAAGAAAAAAGACTTGATAAATTATCTTGTTATAAAGTTTGGACGGCTTAAGTTTGAAGCTTTTTCTATAATATGTTTGGATATTAATAAACGGTTAATTTCAATAGAACAAATATTTAGGGGAACTATAGACTCTGCTACTATTTATCCTAGGGATTTAGTTGAGAAGGCATTATCTTTAGGCTCTAGTTATGTTTTATTATCACACAATCACCCCTCTGGTATAGCAAAACCTTCAAAGGCTGACATTGAAATAACAGAGATAATATATAAAGCATTTTTTATGGTTAATATTAAAGTTTTAGACCATATTATAATAGCAGGTAATCTTCATTATAGTTTTAGGGAAAATGGAATATTAGATAAATATAAAGATAGCATAAATGTAGGAGTTTGA
- a CDS encoding pyridoxamine kinase produces MKDCNVLLINDICSYGKASLTVNIPVLSAFGIKVSPLITVLLSNHTAFESFCAFNLTEQLKQIVNELKKKEAQFDALYIGWLASDEQVDIVIDIIEYFKIKTVLLDPILGDNGKLYSSMTEKHIKSIKRILKYATIITPNITELCLLLDKDPSKKYTEENVIEMAKELSNITSENVIVTSVEKDNKFGSLAYNKKNNNITTSYFDKINIAMPGTGDAFASALLGYILNDYSIEDALKKATKFIYTAIELSVKENDNRIYGISIEKRLNLLKDLY; encoded by the coding sequence ATGAAAGATTGTAATGTACTTCTTATAAATGATATATGTTCTTATGGTAAAGCTTCTCTAACAGTTAATATTCCTGTTCTTTCTGCTTTTGGTATAAAAGTCTCTCCCCTAATAACTGTATTATTATCTAATCACACTGCTTTTGAATCTTTTTGTGCCTTCAATTTAACAGAACAATTGAAACAAATAGTAAATGAATTAAAAAAGAAAGAGGCACAATTTGACGCTTTATATATAGGTTGGCTTGCATCCGATGAACAAGTAGATATAGTTATAGATATAATAGAATATTTCAAAATAAAAACTGTATTATTAGATCCAATATTAGGAGATAATGGCAAATTATATTCTTCTATGACAGAAAAACATATAAAATCCATTAAAAGAATACTAAAATATGCTACAATAATAACACCTAATATCACAGAATTATGTTTGCTTTTGGATAAAGACCCAAGCAAAAAATATACAGAAGAAAATGTAATAGAAATGGCTAAAGAATTATCAAATATAACTTCAGAAAATGTGATTGTAACAAGTGTAGAAAAAGATAACAAGTTCGGTTCTCTAGCATACAATAAAAAAAATAATAATATTACAACAAGTTATTTTGATAAAATAAATATAGCAATGCCGGGTACAGGTGATGCCTTTGCTTCTGCATTATTAGGATATATATTAAATGACTATTCTATAGAAGATGCATTAAAAAAAGCTACTAAATTTATTTACACAGCAATAGAGCTATCTGTAAAAGAAAATGATAATAGAATATATGGCATATCCATAGAAAAAAGACTTAATCTGTTAAAAGATTTATATTAA